One segment of Anopheles stephensi strain Indian chromosome 3, UCI_ANSTEP_V1.0, whole genome shotgun sequence DNA contains the following:
- the LOC118512763 gene encoding probable cytochrome P450 305a1, with protein MITLTLAALALILLVAFLLKEVWRPANYPPGPRWLPIVGNTPLVRKMAAKYGGLLANVFDKLSESYRSSVIGLKLGRERVVVGLGYDEVKDILCNEAFQGRPDNFFIRLRTLGTRLGITCTDGAFWNEQRSFVTRHLRNVGYGRQAMHAQIQTELNELLDVLENRMEQPIWPGSILAISVINVLWTIVTGSRVPREDDRLQRLLQLLRERSKAFDMSGGTLNQLPWLRFIAPEWSGYNLVRRFNKQLTEFFTPTIEQHHENFSDDKAADDLIYAYIKEMRDRKDFNPESNFTDVQLTMIILDIFIAGGQTTSTTLDLALMMMLVRPDVQEKVHEELDAQLTFGTMPHYEDRVKLPYVEAFLLEVHRFFSIAPVNGPRRAITDCTLGGYRVPKNTTVLMGLRNVHMDPAHWGDPEVFRPERFLGEERQIVNTERVLAFGQGKRRCLGETLARSCLFTFFVGIMQRFCLVGPSDDGEDADMAPSMTLRPGITLSAKPYNVVFQPRKRNEKNSQQK; from the exons ATGATCACACTAACGCTGGCAGCACTGGCACTGATCCTGCTGGTAGCATTTCTGCTGAAGGAAGTATGGCGCCCAGCGAACTATCCTCCTG GACCCCGATGGCTACCGATCGTCGGCAACACTCCGCTAGTGCGCAAGATGGCGGCCAAGTATGGTGGACTATTGGCGAACGTGTTCGATAAACTGTCGGAATCGTATCGAAGCAGCGTCATAGGACTGAAGCTTGGTCGGGAACGCGTTGTCGTTGGGCTGGGATACGATGAGGTGAAGGACATTCTGTGCAATGAAGCGTTTCAGGGCCGCCCGGACAATTTCTTCATCCGACTGCGCACGTTGGGAACGAG ATTGGGCATCACTTGTACGGATGGCGCATTCTGGAACGAGCAGAGAAGCTTCGTCACTCGGCATCTGCGTAACGTCGGCTATGGACGGCAGGCAATGCACGCTCAGATTCAAACGGAGCTAAACGAACTGCTGGATGTGCTCGAAAATCGTATGGAACAACCAATCTGGCCTGGATCGATCCTCGCGATCAGCGTGATCAATGTGCTCTGGACGATCGTAACCGGTTCCCGCGTTCCGCGAGAGGATGATCGTTTGCAGCGCCTACTCCAGCTGCTTCGGGAACGTTCGAAAGCTTTCGACATGTCCGGTGGCACCCTGAACCAACTGCCCTGGCTACGGTTTATCGCACCCGAATGGAGTGGATACAATCTGGTGCGTCGCTTCAACAAACAGCTGACGGAATTCTTCACTCCAACGATCGAGCAGCATCACGAGAACTTCTCCGACGATAAAGCGGCGGACGATCTGATCTACGCGTACATTAAGGAGATGCGCGATCGCAAAGATTTCAACCCCGAGTCCAACTTTACCGACGTGCAGCTGACGATGATCATACTGGACATCTTTATCGCCGGTGGGCAAACTACGAGCACGACGCTCGATCTTGCCCTCATGATGATGCTCGTCCGTCCGGATGTGCAGGAAAAGGTGCACGAAGAGCTCGATGCTCAACTAACCTTCGGCACGATGCCCCACTATGAGGATCGTGTGAAGCTTCCGTACGTGGAGGCGTTCCTGCTCGAAGTGCATCGTTTCTTTAGCATTGCGCCGGTGAATGGACCGCGGCGTGCGATTACCGATTGTACGCTCGGGGGCTATCGTGTGCCGAAGAATACGACCGTTTTAATGGGACTGCGCAACGTGCACATGGACCCGGCGCATTGGGGCGATCCGGAAGTGTTTCGTCCGGAACGGTTCCTCGGCGAGGAACGGCAGATCGTCAACACGGAACGGGTGCTAGCGTTTGGCCAGGGCAAGCGTAGATGTCTCGGTGAAACATTGGCCCGGTCCTGTCTGTTTACGTTCTTTGTGGGGATTATGCAGCGGTTCTGTCTCGTCGGACCGAGCGATGACGGGGAGGACGCCGATATGGCACCATCCATGACACTCAGGCCGGGAATAACGCTCTCGGCGAAACCGTACAATGTGGTGTTTCAACCGAGAAAGCGCAACGAGAAGAACTCACAGCAAAAGTGA
- the LOC118512765 gene encoding zinc finger protein 691-like isoform X2: MYPGRGKVTPVCGLISPICEYCHRRIDQFDENAQPKVVEFVIKTELEPEPLDYDPLNVGNLIDPMAIDVKSEHDSEEESDYREKCIQRRGTRIVIKSPPRSRTTRRPRRLNSGSIKLQRGNSKASEKGSSSDDRSSNEGEEEEEEDNLSEHSSEPRRPVRSSRISSPEEEKPKSSDSESELGEEPEFEDGNESGLEEETDHASLSEEEPKKRGRPRRGQTGANRKKPKRAESPKQCEVCGKQVQYMREHMRLHRIESQHPCPHCDRTFVQANNLKYHIRKHLGEKPFACKQCKKQFYCEAHLKSHMRVHGPQGLFQCTMCPKSFNQECNLKKHLRVHTGEKPYVCDKCGKRFNSTSNLRNHARLHSDERPLTCDHCSKSFVDVHHLQRHIRVHTGERPYICHVCFQAYYCQTGLMDHLKTHIEKKSFKLD, translated from the exons GAGTACTGCCACCGGCGGATCGATCAGTTCGACGAGAATGCACAGCCGAAGGTGGTTGAGTTTGTGATCAAGACAGAGCTGGAACCCGAACCACTCGATTATGATCCGCTCAACGTTGGCAACCTGATCGATCCGATGGCTATTGATG taaaatcTGAACATGATTCGGAAGAGGAAAGTGACTACAGGGAAAAATGCATACAACGACGGGGAACAAGAATAGTGATCAAAAGTCCACCCCGCAGTAGAACGACACGCAGACCCCGGAGGTTGAATTCCGGCTCCATAAAGCTACAGCGAGGCAATAGCAAAGCCAGCGAAAAAGGGTCTTCCTCCGATGATAGAAGTTCAAATGAAggagaggaagaggaagaagaagacaatcTGTCGGAACATTCCAGCGAACCACGGCGGCCTGTAAGATCCTCACGCATATCCTCTCCGGAAGAGGAAAAGCCTAAATCCAGCGACAGCGAATCAGAGCTCGGCGAGGAGCCAGAGTTTGAGGATGGCAATGAGTCCGGCCTGGAGGAAGAAACCGACCACGCAAGCCTTTCCGAGGAAGAGCCCAAAAAACGGGGACGTCCTAGGCGTGGTCAAACGGGGGCGAACAGGAAAAAACCGAAACGTGCAGAATCTCCGAAGCAATGTGAAGTGTGCGGCAAGCAGGTGCAGTATATGCGGGAGCATATGCGCCTGCACCGGATAGAGTCGCAGCACCCGTGCCCGCACTGTGATCGAACGTTTGTGCAGGCAAACAATCTAAAGTACCACATAAGGAAACATTTGGGCGAAAAGCCGTTCGCCTGCAAGCAGTGCAAGAAGCAGTTTTACTGTGAGGCACACCTCAAGTCGCACATGCGAGTGCACGGGCCGCAAGGGCTGTTTCAGTGTACCATGTGCCCGAAAAGCTTCAACCAGGAGTGTAATCTGAAGAAGCATCTGCGGGTGCATACGGGCGAGAAGCCGTACGTGTGTGACAAGTGTGGGAAGCGGTTTAACAGCACTTCCAATTTGAGGAATCACGCACGATTGCATTCGGACGAGCGGCCGCTGACGTGTGATCACTGTTCGAAAAGCTTCGTCGATGTGCATCATCTGCAGCGACATATACGGGTGCATACGG gAGAAAGACCGTACATTTGCCATGTGTGTTTCCAAGCCTACTACTGCCAGACCGGTCTGATGGACCACCTGAAGACGCACATCGAGAAAAAGTCTTTCAAGCTAGATTAG